A window of Dissulfurirhabdus thermomarina contains these coding sequences:
- a CDS encoding HDOD domain-containing protein codes for MTVSEERVQAIRHRLKEVQSLPTLPPIVSKLNRMVEDEEVTAEQLGRVIEKDQVLTSKLLKMVNSSFFGFPQRISTVSNAIVLLGFNVIKTLIVTSSIFEVMQESDVGLWEHSLGCATAAGILARRRGVKNPEEISTAGLIHDLGKIVVRSELPEDYARVQDLVAARQVAMREAELEVLGVGHGEIGGWLARQWNLPDRLVRPIEAHHHPETAGEFRELAAIVHFADILVRAVGFGFGGDPWVPPLDHEAWERIKFGRSVAREILAELDDKLLELQDFTMEIQRIGED; via the coding sequence ATGACCGTCTCCGAGGAACGTGTCCAGGCCATCCGGCACCGCCTCAAGGAGGTCCAGTCCCTCCCCACGCTGCCGCCCATCGTCTCGAAGCTCAACCGGATGGTGGAGGACGAGGAGGTCACCGCCGAGCAGCTCGGCCGGGTGATCGAGAAGGACCAGGTCCTCACCAGCAAGCTGCTCAAGATGGTGAATTCGTCCTTCTTCGGGTTCCCCCAGCGGATCAGCACCGTCTCCAACGCCATCGTCCTCCTGGGTTTCAACGTCATCAAGACCCTCATCGTCACCTCCTCCATCTTCGAGGTGATGCAGGAGAGTGACGTGGGGCTCTGGGAGCACTCCCTCGGCTGCGCCACCGCCGCGGGCATCCTGGCCCGCCGCCGCGGCGTCAAGAACCCGGAGGAGATCTCCACCGCCGGCCTCATCCACGATCTCGGCAAGATCGTGGTCCGCTCCGAGCTGCCCGAGGACTACGCCCGGGTCCAGGACCTCGTGGCCGCCCGGCAGGTGGCCATGCGGGAGGCCGAGCTGGAGGTCCTGGGCGTGGGCCACGGGGAGATCGGCGGCTGGCTGGCCCGCCAGTGGAACCTCCCCGACCGGCTGGTCCGGCCCATCGAGGCCCACCACCACCCGGAGACGGCCGGGGAGTTCCGCGAGCTGGCGGCCATCGTCCACTTCGCCGACATCCTGGTCCGGGCCGTGGGGTTCGGCTTCGGCGGCGACCCGTGGGTGCCGCCCCTCGACCACGAGGCCTGGGAGCGGATCAAGTTCGGCCGGAGCGTCGCCCGAGAGATCCTGGCGGAGCTGGACGACAAGCTCCTGGAGCTCCAGGACTTCACCATGGAGATCCAGCGCATCGGGGAGGACTAG
- the lgt gene encoding prolipoprotein diacylglyceryl transferase translates to MIPYPEIDPVIFRLGPFAPRWYGLMYVLGLTAAYLLIRRQIREQAGTAPGAEARIRAEGDLLDGLIAVLALGVILGGRLGYVLFYNPGYYLAHPAEIPAIWHGGMSFHGGLLGTLALGWWYLRRHGADFWTWADRAAVTAPVGLFFGRLGNFINGELYGRPADVPWAMVFPGGGLVPRHPSQLYEAGLEGLLLFALLWPLRNRPWAAGRKTALFLAAYGAARIAGECFRQPDPQLGFLYGGWLTMGQVLSAAMAAAGIGLWAWRGRQAGGGPLSATRRSTR, encoded by the coding sequence ATGATCCCCTACCCCGAGATCGATCCCGTCATCTTCCGCCTCGGCCCCTTCGCCCCAAGGTGGTACGGCCTCATGTACGTCCTCGGCCTCACCGCAGCCTACCTCCTCATCCGGCGCCAGATCCGGGAGCAGGCCGGCACGGCGCCCGGGGCCGAGGCGCGGATCCGGGCGGAAGGCGACCTCCTCGACGGTCTCATCGCCGTCCTGGCCCTGGGGGTGATCCTCGGCGGGCGCCTCGGCTACGTCCTCTTCTACAACCCCGGCTACTACCTCGCCCACCCGGCGGAGATACCGGCCATCTGGCACGGCGGGATGTCGTTCCACGGCGGCCTCCTGGGGACCCTGGCCCTGGGGTGGTGGTATCTTCGGCGGCACGGGGCCGACTTCTGGACCTGGGCGGACCGGGCGGCGGTGACGGCCCCCGTGGGACTCTTCTTCGGCCGGCTGGGCAACTTCATCAACGGCGAGCTCTACGGGCGCCCGGCGGACGTCCCCTGGGCCATGGTCTTTCCCGGAGGGGGCCTCGTCCCCCGCCACCCCTCGCAACTCTACGAGGCCGGCCTCGAGGGCCTCCTGCTCTTCGCCCTCCTCTGGCCCCTCCGAAACCGGCCCTGGGCCGCGGGGCGCAAGACCGCCCTCTTCCTCGCGGCCTACGGGGCGGCCCGGATCGCGGGGGAATGCTTCCGCCAGCCGGACCCGCAGCTCGGTTTTCTCTACGGCGGGTGGCTCACCATGGGGCAGGTGCTGAGCGCCGCCATGGCGGCGGCGGGGATCGGTCTCTGGGCGTGGCGGGGGCGTCAGGCCGGGGGCGGCCCGTTGTCCGCCACGCGCCGGTCCACGAGGTAA
- a CDS encoding GGDEF domain-containing protein yields the protein MARIALVTRGFMASLDERLCLESMGHKVALHADLARALDNILNDPPDLLMLEKGLAEGVELDIIRSLKENLQLAFLPILLVVERMELAVGLDWDAYAVDDILSAKATVEEVIARVELALARMRRVADNNPLTKLPGNSSILKTIQGVLDAGAPMAVGYVDIDNFKPYNDRYGFSRGDEVIRMLARILVNVVDEAAGEDGFVGHVGGDDFVFVVPLEAAERVCRETIRNFDRLIPLFLDEPDLEAGCFVAADRRGNRCEFPLTSVSIAVVVNADGRYSHYGEVAAVAAQLKKKVKAETGSAYLVDRRVADNGPPPA from the coding sequence GTGGCCCGCATCGCCCTGGTGACCCGCGGGTTCATGGCCAGCCTCGACGAGCGGCTCTGCCTGGAGTCCATGGGTCACAAGGTGGCCCTCCACGCCGACCTCGCCCGGGCCCTCGACAACATCCTGAACGATCCCCCCGACCTCCTGATGCTCGAGAAGGGGCTGGCGGAGGGGGTGGAACTGGACATCATCCGCTCCCTGAAGGAGAACCTCCAGCTGGCCTTCCTCCCCATCCTCCTGGTGGTGGAGCGCATGGAGCTGGCCGTGGGCCTCGACTGGGACGCCTACGCCGTGGACGACATTCTCTCGGCCAAGGCCACCGTGGAGGAGGTGATCGCCCGGGTGGAACTCGCCCTGGCCCGCATGCGGCGGGTGGCGGACAACAACCCCCTGACCAAGCTGCCGGGCAACTCCTCCATCCTGAAGACCATCCAGGGCGTCCTGGACGCCGGGGCCCCCATGGCCGTGGGCTACGTGGACATCGACAACTTCAAGCCCTACAACGACCGCTACGGCTTCTCCCGGGGCGACGAGGTCATCCGGATGCTGGCGCGGATCCTGGTGAACGTGGTGGACGAGGCCGCCGGAGAAGACGGGTTCGTGGGCCACGTGGGCGGTGACGACTTCGTCTTCGTGGTGCCGCTGGAGGCCGCCGAGCGGGTCTGTCGCGAGACGATCCGGAACTTCGACCGCCTGATCCCCCTCTTCCTCGACGAGCCGGACCTCGAGGCCGGCTGCTTCGTGGCCGCCGACCGCCGGGGGAACCGGTGCGAGTTTCCCCTCACCAGCGTCTCCATCGCCGTGGTGGTGAACGCGGACGGGCGCTATTCCCACTACGGGGAGGTGGCCGCGGTGGCGGCCCAGCTCAAGAAGAAGGTCAAGGCGGAGACCGGGAGCGCTTACCTCGTGGACCGGCGCGTGGCGGACAACGGGCCGCCCCCGGCCTGA
- the pcnB gene encoding polynucleotide adenylyltransferase PcnB, which yields MPERTPTPKKAGRPRRGRPQVRPPAGGPPPAIIPRPDHCVSRKHIDREALKVLYRLKDHGYIAYLVGGSVRDILLGRQPKDFDVGTNARPEEVRKLFRHSRIIGRRFRLVHVYFRGGKVIEVSTFRRRADEDAPSSATVNADGGAPPPRDENLYGTPEEDAFRRDLTINGLFYNIADFSVIDYVGGMEDLRRGLIRVIGDPDVRFARDPVRMLRAIRHAARAGFTVEPATWAAIGRHREEIRLCAVPRVRDEWLKDLRSGSAAAWARLMLESGLFTAVFPGYAPALEDDRSGDVRHLLLHLLAHLDTRIRSGDEPAEPELVALFAFPAMHHRPEWAALASERLRWPTHETRALLEEVLAPYDFRKATRDAAAQILASQWAIRLCLERGSWPKRVWNKASYPAALRLFNAVRDAHGEPPVGDAPHRDTAERPPKAAKPRRRRSRRGRRGRKREAERAEAEP from the coding sequence ATGCCAGAACGCACCCCCACCCCGAAAAAGGCCGGAAGGCCCCGGCGCGGGCGCCCCCAGGTCCGCCCACCCGCCGGCGGCCCCCCGCCCGCCATCATCCCCCGGCCGGACCACTGCGTCAGCCGGAAGCACATCGACCGGGAGGCCTTGAAGGTCCTCTACCGCCTGAAGGACCACGGCTACATCGCCTACCTCGTGGGGGGCAGCGTCCGCGACATCCTCCTCGGCCGGCAGCCGAAGGACTTCGACGTGGGCACCAACGCCCGGCCCGAGGAGGTCCGCAAGCTCTTCCGGCACAGCCGGATCATCGGCCGCCGCTTCCGCCTGGTGCACGTCTACTTCCGGGGCGGCAAGGTCATCGAGGTCTCCACCTTCCGGCGCCGGGCGGACGAGGACGCCCCCTCGAGCGCCACCGTGAACGCCGACGGCGGCGCCCCGCCCCCCCGGGACGAAAACCTCTACGGCACCCCGGAGGAAGACGCCTTCCGTCGGGACCTCACCATCAACGGCCTCTTCTACAACATCGCCGACTTCAGCGTCATCGACTACGTGGGCGGCATGGAGGACCTCCGGCGGGGCCTCATCCGGGTGATCGGCGACCCGGACGTGCGCTTCGCCCGCGACCCGGTCCGGATGCTCCGGGCCATCCGCCACGCCGCCCGCGCCGGCTTCACCGTGGAACCGGCCACCTGGGCGGCCATCGGCCGCCACCGCGAGGAGATCCGCCTCTGTGCCGTGCCCCGGGTTCGGGACGAGTGGCTGAAGGACCTCAGGAGCGGGTCGGCGGCGGCCTGGGCCCGGCTCATGCTGGAGAGCGGGCTCTTCACCGCCGTCTTCCCCGGCTATGCCCCGGCCCTGGAGGACGACCGCAGCGGCGACGTCCGACACCTCCTCCTCCACCTCCTCGCCCACCTGGACACGCGCATCCGATCGGGGGACGAACCCGCCGAGCCGGAGCTCGTGGCCCTCTTCGCCTTCCCGGCGATGCACCACCGCCCGGAGTGGGCGGCCCTGGCGTCCGAGCGCCTGCGCTGGCCCACCCACGAGACCCGCGCCCTCCTCGAGGAGGTCCTGGCGCCCTACGACTTCCGGAAGGCCACCCGGGACGCGGCGGCGCAGATCCTGGCCAGCCAGTGGGCCATCCGGCTCTGCCTCGAAAGGGGCAGCTGGCCCAAGCGGGTCTGGAACAAGGCGAGCTACCCGGCGGCGCTGCGCCTCTTCAACGCCGTCCGGGACGCCCACGGCGAGCCCCCCGTGGGGGACGCCCCCCACCGCGACACCGCAGAGCGCCCGCCCAAGGCGGCCAAGCCCCGCCGGCGGCGGAGCCGCCGGGGCCGGCGGGGCCGGAAGCGGGAGGCCGAGCGCGCAGAGGCCGAACCATGA